One Spinacia oleracea cultivar Varoflay chromosome 4, BTI_SOV_V1, whole genome shotgun sequence DNA segment encodes these proteins:
- the LOC110789759 gene encoding tubby-like F-box protein 7 isoform X2, whose product MSLTRSFLSRRSSNSSIRCFSLSSKSQRDLSSPSSRLPTTSSLTACDSGNRRNSDDFDGGRWSTLLPELLADIIARVESAEDKWPLRRNVVVCGCVCKRWRDVTREIIKSPLSTAKITFPSCLKQPGPRDVPLQCLIKRDKRNSTFYLYLSVSPSSFSERGKFLLAARRYRRGAHTEYIISLDVDDLSQGSQAYVGKLSSDFLGTNFTIYDSQPPHDGAKPSSSRSTRRFASKQISPQVSAGNFEVGQVSYKFNLLKSRGPRRMICSLKCPGPVETSLDQKEDAKIKLAEIDSSYTVLRNKAPRWHEHLQCWCLNFHGRVTVASVKNFQLVATVDQSQPGGKGDEEVVLLQFGKVGDDTFTMDYRQPLSAFQAFAICLTSFGTKLACE is encoded by the exons ATGTCTCTGACTAGATCATTCCTCTCACGGCGGTCCTCCAACTCATCAATCCgttgtttttctctctcctccaaatctCAGAGAGACTTATCGTCGCCATCTTCTCGGCTTCCCACCACCTCCTCTCTCACCGCCTGTGATTCCGGAAACCGCCGTAACTCTGATGATTTCGACGGCGGTAGATGGTCGACCTTATTGCCGGAGCTTCTGGCGGATATCATAGCCCGCGTCGAATCGGCTGAAGATAAATGGCCGCTGCGTCGAAACGTCGTCGTATGTGGTTGTGTTTGTAAGAGGTGGAGAGATGTTACTCGGGAGATTATTAAGTCTCCTCTTTCTACTGCCAAGATCACCTTCCCTTCTTGCCTTAAGCAG CCAGGGCCGCGTGACGTCCCTCTCCAGTGTCTTATAAAGCGGGACAAGAGGAACTCTACGTTCTATCTCTATCTCTCTGTATCACCATCAT CATTTTCAGAGAGGGGGAAATTTCTCTTAGCCGCAAGGAGATATAGGCGTGGTGCCCACACTGAGTATATCATATCGCTTGATGTTGATGATCTATCTCAAGGAAGTCAAGCGTATGTTGGGAAGTTAAG CTCGGATTTTCTTGGGACAAACTTCACAATATATGACAGCCAGCCACCCCATGATGGAGCAAAACCATCGAGTAGCAGATCCACTCGTCGGTTTGCAAGCAAACAAATAAGCCCCCAAGTATCTGCTGGGAATTTTGAAGTTGGACAAGTATCATACAAATTTAACCTGTTAAAATCAAGAGGTCCTAGAAGGATGATTTGTTCCCTTAAATGTCCTGGACCAGTAGAGACATCCTTGGATCAGAAGGAAGATGCCAAGATTAAGTTAGCTGAGATAGATTCTAGTTACACAGTTCTTAGGAACAAAGCACCAAGGTGGCATGAACACTTGCAATGCTGGTGCTTGAATTTTCATGGCCGGGTAACAGTAGCTTCGGTCAAGAACTTTCAACTTGTAGCTACGGTGGATCAAAGCCAACCTGGTGGAAAAGGTGATGAAGAGGTTGTTCTCCTTCAGTTTGGTAAGGTAGGAGATGACACTTTCACCATGGATTATCGTCAGCCACTCTCTGCCTTCCAAGCATTTGCAATTTGCTTAACAAGCTTTGGAACCAAACTTGCATGCGAGTAA
- the LOC110789759 gene encoding tubby-like F-box protein 7 isoform X1, whose protein sequence is MSLTRSFLSRRSSNSSIRCFSLSSKSQRDLSSPSSRLPTTSSLTACDSGNRRNSDDFDGGRWSTLLPELLADIIARVESAEDKWPLRRNVVVCGCVCKRWRDVTREIIKSPLSTAKITFPSCLKQPGPRDVPLQCLIKRDKRNSTFYLYLSVSPSSFSERGKFLLAARRYRRGAHTEYIISLDVDDLSQGSQAYVGKLSSSDFLGTNFTIYDSQPPHDGAKPSSSRSTRRFASKQISPQVSAGNFEVGQVSYKFNLLKSRGPRRMICSLKCPGPVETSLDQKEDAKIKLAEIDSSYTVLRNKAPRWHEHLQCWCLNFHGRVTVASVKNFQLVATVDQSQPGGKGDEEVVLLQFGKVGDDTFTMDYRQPLSAFQAFAICLTSFGTKLACE, encoded by the exons ATGTCTCTGACTAGATCATTCCTCTCACGGCGGTCCTCCAACTCATCAATCCgttgtttttctctctcctccaaatctCAGAGAGACTTATCGTCGCCATCTTCTCGGCTTCCCACCACCTCCTCTCTCACCGCCTGTGATTCCGGAAACCGCCGTAACTCTGATGATTTCGACGGCGGTAGATGGTCGACCTTATTGCCGGAGCTTCTGGCGGATATCATAGCCCGCGTCGAATCGGCTGAAGATAAATGGCCGCTGCGTCGAAACGTCGTCGTATGTGGTTGTGTTTGTAAGAGGTGGAGAGATGTTACTCGGGAGATTATTAAGTCTCCTCTTTCTACTGCCAAGATCACCTTCCCTTCTTGCCTTAAGCAG CCAGGGCCGCGTGACGTCCCTCTCCAGTGTCTTATAAAGCGGGACAAGAGGAACTCTACGTTCTATCTCTATCTCTCTGTATCACCATCAT CATTTTCAGAGAGGGGGAAATTTCTCTTAGCCGCAAGGAGATATAGGCGTGGTGCCCACACTGAGTATATCATATCGCTTGATGTTGATGATCTATCTCAAGGAAGTCAAGCGTATGTTGGGAAGTTAAG CAGCTCGGATTTTCTTGGGACAAACTTCACAATATATGACAGCCAGCCACCCCATGATGGAGCAAAACCATCGAGTAGCAGATCCACTCGTCGGTTTGCAAGCAAACAAATAAGCCCCCAAGTATCTGCTGGGAATTTTGAAGTTGGACAAGTATCATACAAATTTAACCTGTTAAAATCAAGAGGTCCTAGAAGGATGATTTGTTCCCTTAAATGTCCTGGACCAGTAGAGACATCCTTGGATCAGAAGGAAGATGCCAAGATTAAGTTAGCTGAGATAGATTCTAGTTACACAGTTCTTAGGAACAAAGCACCAAGGTGGCATGAACACTTGCAATGCTGGTGCTTGAATTTTCATGGCCGGGTAACAGTAGCTTCGGTCAAGAACTTTCAACTTGTAGCTACGGTGGATCAAAGCCAACCTGGTGGAAAAGGTGATGAAGAGGTTGTTCTCCTTCAGTTTGGTAAGGTAGGAGATGACACTTTCACCATGGATTATCGTCAGCCACTCTCTGCCTTCCAAGCATTTGCAATTTGCTTAACAAGCTTTGGAACCAAACTTGCATGCGAGTAA